TAAATTAATTTATCTATGTAATCCTAACAATCCTACTGGGACCATCAGTACGAGCACTGAAGTGGAGAAGTTTTTGGACAAGTTGCCCGACCATGTGGTGCTGATTTTCGACGAGGCGTACAAAGAATTTGTCGATGATCCTGATTATCCGGAAGGGCTGGATTATGTGCGCGCTGGCCGCAACGTCTTGGTGAGCCGGACTTTCTCTAAGGTTTATGGCTTGGCCGGTATCCGGATAGGATATGCCATCGGCCATCCGGAACTTATCGGTGGCATGAAACGCATCCGGGAAGCCTTTGCCACCAACCGGCTGGCTCAGATCGGGGCCATGGCTGCTTTAGATGATGATGAGTTTTTGGAGCAGGTAACCGCTGTCAATAGAGAGGGCCGGGAGTATTTGTACCAAGAGTTCGAGCGCATGGAACTGCCCTATGTGAAGAGTCAGGCCAACTTTATGTTGGTGGATACCAAGAAGGATATCAGGCAAGTATTCGTGGATTTGCAGCGGGAGGGTGTAATTATCCGTCCGGCTTTTATCTGGAACTTGCCTACCTGGGCTCGGGTTACAGTGGGAACCAAGGAACAAAACAAGAAGTTCATCGCGGCGCTGGAAAAGGTATTGGCATAAGCGACTAAGGGGAAACATAAGTAAAATAGGCGACGGCAGAGTAGGCATCATGCGTTAAGTGCCAAAGGATGGGACGTGGCCTTTGGACGAAGGGAACTGCCCGCGTTATGGTGTCGCGTTCGCTGCCACATCAAAAGGATCCCTTCCTGATGGTGTGGCGATCTCTGGCCACGGCCAACAGGGAGGGAGGTG
The DNA window shown above is from Bacillota bacterium and carries:
- a CDS encoding histidinol-phosphate transaminase → MFRKGIADIKAYVPGKPMEDVMREFGLTEVVKLASNENPLGPSPKAVEAIRAALDSLNIYPDGACLALTQKLAAKLNVDPDGIIFANGEDNIITLISKTFLNEGEEMIMADPSFSSFEISARAMGAKVIMVPVRPDFTTDLNAILAAVTEKTKLIYLCNPNNPTGTISTSTEVEKFLDKLPDHVVLIFDEAYKEFVDDPDYPEGLDYVRAGRNVLVSRTFSKVYGLAGIRIGYAIGHPELIGGMKRIREAFATNRLAQIGAMAALDDDEFLEQVTAVNREGREYLYQEFERMELPYVKSQANFMLVDTKKDIRQVFVDLQREGVIIRPAFIWNLPTWARVTVGTKEQNKKFIAALEKVLA